A genomic region of Scomber japonicus isolate fScoJap1 chromosome 5, fScoJap1.pri, whole genome shotgun sequence contains the following coding sequences:
- the LOC128359529 gene encoding piggyBac transposable element-derived protein 4-like: MWRREWPYNFTFPRSYMTRDTFEAMFWSLHLCDIKEDEENQKKKGTPEYDRLFKIKPLYSQIVTACNSLFQPCREISIDERMVASKARIGFRQFMRDKPTKFGYKLFVLAESCSGYTWNFFVYQGKTANVQGEGLSFTSVMDLMNFALLGKGYHLYVDNFYTSPALFQQLATNHTAACGTIRQTRIGFPKTKVNDLPKKAERGDMRWLRKDNLLFVKWKDTKEVTVCSSVHKAYSGDSTRRRVKEDGQWHNKNIPVPDAVRDYNRYMGGVDLSDAMIQYYSVRGKTMRWYKTFFYHFVDIAVVNSYILFKLLAIGRGETPMSHKRFREVLMKEMVDEAQAAVAAAAPRPSLSTTCMPMYFGQTATDQRRVCVVCKDQGRKVKTPVYCSKCDVALCFTSSRNCFKDYHLRM, from the coding sequence ATGTGGAGAAGAGAGTGGCCCTACAATTTCACATTTCCACGGAGCTACATGACCAGAGACACATTTGAAGCAATGTTTTGGTCTCTTCATCTATGTGACAtcaaagaggatgaagagaatcAAAAAAAGAAGGGAACACCTGAGTACGACCGCCTGTTCAAAATCAAACCCCTCTACAGCCAGATTGTCACTGCTTGCAACTCGCTCTTCCAGCCATGCAGGGAAATAAGCATCGACGAGCGTATGGTGGCAAGTAAAGCGAGAATTGGCTTCAGGCAGTTCATGAGAGACAAGCCAACTAAGTTTGGATACAAACTGTTTGTGTTGGCTGAATCCTGTTCTGGATATACGTGGAATTTCTTTGTTTACCAAGGAAAAACTGCCAATGTCCAGGGGGAGGGTCTCAGCTTCACATCAGTCATGGACCTAATGAACTTTGCACTGCTGGGAAAAGGTTACCACTTGTATGTGGACAACTTTTATACAAGTCCAGCACTGTTCCAGCAACTTGCCAccaatcacacagcagcttgtgGAACTATCCGCCAGACCCGCATTGGCTTTCCCAAAACAAAAGTCAACGACCTACCAAAGAAGGCTGAGAGGGGAGACATGAGGTGGCTGCGGAAGGACAACCTCCTCTTTGTCAAGTGGAAGGACACAAAGGAGGTGACGGTGTGCAGCAGTGTCCACAAGGCGTACAGTGGAGACTCCACACGCAGGagagtaaaggaggatggacagtggcacaacaaaaacattccTGTTCCTGATGCAGTAAGGGATTATAACAGGTACATGGGAGGGGTGGACCTGTCAGATGCCATGATCCAGTACTATTCTGTTCGAGGGAAGACGATGAGATGGTACAAGACTTTTTTCTACCATTTTGTAGATATTGCCGTCGTCAACTCCTACATCCTCTTCAAGCTCTTGGCCATCGGACGAGGAGAGACTCCCATGAGCCACAAAAGATTCAGGGAGGTCCTCATGAAGGAGATGGTAGATGAGGCCCAAGCTgcagttgctgctgctgccccccgCCCATCTCTCAGCACTACCTGTATGCCCATGTACTTTGGACAAACTGCCACTGACCAGCGGAGGGTCTGTGTGGTGTGCAAGGACCAGGGGAGAAAGGTGAAGACACCGGTGTACTGCAGCAAGTGTGatgttgctctgtgtttcaCCTCAAGCCGGAACTGCTTCAAAGACTACCATCTTAGGATGTAA